One window of Robiginitalea biformata HTCC2501 genomic DNA carries:
- a CDS encoding serine hydrolase domain-containing protein — translation MKMVTNAFLVFFFYICAFCWHGLAVAQNLNSQIDSLITEKIPSEGPGAVVLVARGDSILYRKAFGQANLELQVPMKPDQVFQIGSMTKQFTAIAILKLMEEGRLHLEDDVRRFIPDYPTPEGSVTIHHLLNHTSGIKDFTSMRSIMEIARKDLRPQELIDFFKNEPMDFKPGTQFKYNNSGYVLLGYIIEKVSGKSYEEYIESELFTPAGMTDSRYAHYREIVPNRAYGYHNRKGYTNKLHISMNIPYASGALMASSDDLLKWQRALQTEKLVTRRTLELALSPKKLADGSPVEYGYGWHIKTIEGAKSIEHGGSVFGFKSMGVFLPEKDLYVVGLTNCDCISPTQLVREIATVALSNKQETQ, via the coding sequence ATGAAAATGGTAACGAACGCTTTTCTTGTTTTTTTCTTTTATATCTGCGCTTTTTGCTGGCACGGCTTAGCGGTTGCTCAGAATCTGAATAGTCAAATTGATTCGCTTATTACCGAAAAAATACCTTCAGAAGGACCAGGAGCAGTGGTGCTCGTGGCCCGCGGTGATTCAATCCTTTACCGTAAGGCATTCGGGCAGGCCAACCTGGAATTGCAGGTACCGATGAAACCCGATCAGGTATTCCAGATTGGGTCAATGACCAAACAGTTCACGGCCATCGCCATTCTGAAACTCATGGAAGAAGGAAGACTGCACCTGGAAGACGACGTTCGCCGGTTTATCCCAGATTATCCAACACCCGAAGGTTCGGTAACCATCCACCACTTGCTCAACCACACCTCAGGGATTAAGGACTTCACAAGCATGAGATCCATTATGGAAATTGCCCGGAAGGACCTCAGACCCCAAGAACTGATCGATTTCTTCAAGAACGAACCAATGGACTTTAAGCCGGGAACTCAATTCAAATACAATAATTCCGGGTATGTGCTGCTCGGTTACATCATTGAAAAGGTCTCAGGGAAATCCTATGAAGAGTATATCGAATCGGAATTGTTTACTCCGGCAGGAATGACCGATTCCCGCTATGCGCATTACAGGGAAATCGTCCCCAATCGGGCGTATGGCTACCACAACAGGAAAGGTTACACCAATAAATTGCACATCAGCATGAATATACCCTACGCCTCCGGCGCACTCATGGCATCATCGGATGACCTCCTGAAATGGCAGCGGGCCCTCCAAACCGAAAAGCTGGTGACACGGAGGACTTTGGAATTGGCCTTGAGCCCAAAAAAACTGGCCGACGGCAGCCCAGTTGAATACGGTTATGGATGGCATATAAAGACCATAGAAGGAGCCAAAAGCATCGAACATGGCGGCAGCGTTTTCGGTTTTAAATCGATGGGGGTGTTCCTACCCGAAAAAGACCTCTATGTAGTAGGACTCACCAATTGCGATTGTATATCGCCCACCCAACTGGTACGGGAAATTGCAACAGTTGCCCTGAGTAATAAGCAAGAGACGCAATAA
- a CDS encoding VOC family protein, giving the protein MSDNKISSNMATMFKLIVFIIVFGGIAVGASQFDFARLNSNEVNHEKMTLRLELFTTNIEATVTFYREVLGFEMLPTSSSTYQPIGKGNVILGIGSLESLSEDHHFNPDRSDNPFGYGVEIVLEVDDVHMAYKRALSAGAPLEGKLGKRPWGLTDFRVTDPNGYYIRITSKP; this is encoded by the coding sequence ATGTCTGATAATAAAATTTCTAGTAATATGGCTACTATGTTTAAATTGATAGTCTTTATTATAGTTTTTGGAGGGATTGCTGTAGGAGCTTCCCAATTTGATTTTGCCCGATTAAACTCTAATGAAGTAAATCATGAAAAAATGACGCTGAGATTGGAACTATTTACAACCAATATTGAAGCCACGGTTACATTTTATCGAGAAGTATTAGGATTTGAGATGCTGCCAACATCGAGTAGTACCTATCAACCGATCGGGAAAGGTAATGTAATACTGGGTATCGGATCTCTGGAAAGTTTAAGTGAGGATCATCATTTTAATCCCGACAGGTCGGACAATCCCTTTGGGTACGGTGTCGAAATAGTATTGGAGGTTGATGACGTCCACATGGCTTATAAAAGGGCTTTATCTGCGGGTGCTCCGCTTGAGGGGAAACTTGGTAAAAGGCCCTGGGGGTTGACTGATTTTCGGGTGACCGATCCCAACGGATATTATATCAGGATAACCTCTAAACCATGA
- a CDS encoding DUF4386 domain-containing protein, producing the protein MFTLPENPKSIRIIGLIGWLYALIISCGLYAHFWVRASWIEVGRRFDFSGRIMIEEGPLRVSLAADLLMVLCDIVVAYLLFVLFISINRDIAKLAAIFRLVQSVILVVGIIWLLQLLLPSGSAANALDPLNISERQNQMRSVLQIHDYIYLIGGIFFGISLTLLGRLFLDAVFVPDILALLTILAGLSYMVDGFIFLLFPEYTLITETMVTFAALIAESLFCLWFLFIWLLGTLRGRGRTLNLP; encoded by the coding sequence ATGTTTACATTGCCAGAAAACCCAAAATCTATCCGAATCATTGGTCTAATCGGATGGTTATATGCCTTAATAATAAGCTGTGGGCTTTATGCGCATTTCTGGGTTCGAGCTTCCTGGATAGAGGTAGGCCGGAGATTTGATTTCTCAGGGCGAATCATGATTGAAGAAGGTCCTCTCCGGGTCAGTCTCGCGGCAGATTTGTTGATGGTGCTCTGCGATATTGTGGTTGCCTACCTCCTCTTTGTACTGTTTATATCCATTAACAGGGACATTGCAAAGTTAGCAGCCATCTTTCGCCTCGTTCAATCCGTAATATTGGTTGTGGGCATTATATGGCTCTTACAATTGCTACTACCTTCCGGTTCTGCAGCAAACGCACTGGACCCTTTAAACATATCGGAAAGACAGAACCAGATGAGATCAGTGCTCCAAATACATGATTACATCTATCTCATCGGCGGTATTTTTTTTGGTATTTCCCTGACCCTTTTAGGCCGACTTTTCCTGGACGCGGTTTTTGTACCCGATATCTTGGCTCTTCTGACGATATTGGCGGGGCTTTCCTATATGGTCGATGGATTTATCTTCCTCCTTTTTCCAGAATATACCCTTATCACAGAAACCATGGTCACTTTTGCTGCACTGATTGCAGAATCGCTCTTCTGTCTGTGGTTTCTTTTTATATGGCTGTTAGGAACCCTGAGGGGTAGAGGACGAACCCTAAATCTCCCTTGA
- a CDS encoding Crp/Fnr family transcriptional regulator has translation MSTQKPRGKNSDSFNFYPIAANIPYLITGLASRELTLSLAFVDTMSGIQLLTDPLYRPLISNIRELVTIEETDLSEFLRSFEVVRLGKKQILLEKGERSHHMRFVSDGCLRAFYMDEKGSEYTIQFGISGWWVNDLYSYLSNTPAMDTIQAILPSVVLQIHRDALESHFDGLPPIERFFRLKMQSAYVALQKRTLRSMSEPLEQRYARFIRTYRDIEQRVPQYMIASYLGSTPEHLSKVRKTLFHK, from the coding sequence ATGAGCACACAGAAACCCCGGGGAAAGAATTCGGATTCTTTCAACTTCTATCCCATCGCCGCAAATATTCCTTATCTTATTACAGGATTAGCTTCCCGGGAGCTAACCCTTTCTCTGGCTTTCGTTGATACTATGTCTGGAATACAGCTATTAACCGATCCATTATACCGGCCCTTGATCTCGAATATTCGGGAGCTTGTGACCATAGAAGAGACCGACTTGTCAGAATTTCTCCGGTCTTTTGAAGTTGTTCGTCTCGGAAAGAAGCAGATCCTGTTGGAGAAAGGCGAGAGATCGCATCATATGCGGTTTGTTTCCGACGGGTGCCTGCGCGCCTTTTATATGGATGAAAAGGGAAGTGAATATACCATACAGTTCGGTATTTCAGGCTGGTGGGTTAACGATCTATATAGCTACCTATCCAATACCCCCGCCATGGACACTATACAAGCGATACTGCCTTCCGTTGTTCTGCAGATCCATCGTGATGCCCTTGAGTCTCACTTTGACGGTTTACCCCCAATCGAACGTTTTTTCCGCCTGAAAATGCAATCTGCCTATGTGGCTTTGCAAAAACGCACCCTGCGTTCGATGAGTGAACCATTGGAGCAACGATATGCACGTTTTATCCGAACCTACAGGGATATTGAACAAAGAGTCCCTCAATACATGATAGCATCCTATCTGGGTTCCACCCCGGAACACCTTAGTAAAGTGCGAAAAACACTTTTTCATAAATAG
- a CDS encoding cyclase family protein, with product MKIIKVLIASLIAGIAQAQTDQVGKSPWGPEDEIGTLNHMTDTSRLKALSGISSGRVYDLSFDYFVGMPSFHSLGDPNYQYWLTHTPRGTVVDNPNGLGEDMNRLVSYTGDAISMYTHMGTHIDALNHFGLNGKIWNGFSADRHLGDKGWQKAGAETIPPIVARGVLIDIAASKGVDRLTENYRITVEDLKQALTRQRIQIGSGDVVLIRTGQGNLYPDRESYLHDYAGISLEAVKWMVEDQGIMLLGADNLSFEAFPPEREDNWVPVHTYLLAERGVMFMELVNLEELAADQVYEFAFIGAPLKLRGASGAPMRPLAIPIR from the coding sequence ATGAAAATCATTAAAGTCTTAATTGCGTCATTAATAGCAGGTATTGCCCAGGCACAAACCGATCAGGTTGGTAAAAGCCCCTGGGGGCCGGAAGATGAAATTGGCACCCTGAACCATATGACGGATACCAGTCGCTTAAAGGCCTTGTCGGGAATATCTTCAGGGCGTGTTTATGATCTGAGTTTTGATTACTTCGTGGGCATGCCCAGTTTTCATAGTCTGGGTGATCCAAACTACCAGTACTGGCTAACCCATACCCCAAGGGGCACGGTGGTAGATAATCCGAATGGACTGGGCGAGGATATGAACCGGTTGGTAAGTTATACCGGGGATGCCATTTCCATGTATACGCATATGGGTACACATATCGATGCGCTTAATCACTTTGGTTTGAATGGGAAAATCTGGAATGGCTTTTCGGCTGACCGGCACCTGGGAGATAAGGGATGGCAAAAAGCTGGCGCAGAAACCATTCCGCCCATAGTCGCCAGGGGGGTATTAATAGATATTGCGGCGAGTAAAGGGGTGGACCGTCTCACCGAAAATTATCGGATTACAGTGGAGGATTTAAAGCAAGCATTGACACGTCAGAGAATACAAATCGGATCGGGCGATGTGGTATTGATCCGCACAGGGCAGGGAAACCTGTATCCCGATAGGGAATCCTACCTACACGACTACGCCGGCATTAGTCTTGAGGCCGTGAAATGGATGGTGGAAGATCAGGGAATCATGCTTCTGGGAGCCGATAACCTGAGCTTTGAGGCTTTTCCCCCAGAACGCGAGGACAATTGGGTGCCGGTTCATACCTATTTGTTAGCAGAACGAGGCGTCATGTTTATGGAACTCGTGAACCTGGAGGAGTTGGCGGCTGATCAGGTTTATGAGTTTGCCTTTATAGGTGCGCCCCTGAAACTCCGGGGAGCCAGTGGAGCACCTATGAGGCCACTGGCTATACCGATACGCTGA
- a CDS encoding DMT family transporter has protein sequence MKTVTLYLLAFSGGVFLAIQAGFNSRLSSILKEPVVASVSTSVFSVLFAGAFLILAGKEWPTLHQARQIPWYLWGIGGLFSVLGISLYFYTIPRLGISRMIALGLCGQLLFSLFAGYFGWLNLPYEPITMKRFLGAAAMIVGILLINAK, from the coding sequence ATGAAAACTGTAACGCTTTATTTACTGGCTTTTTCGGGCGGTGTGTTTCTGGCCATCCAGGCTGGGTTTAATTCAAGACTTAGTTCCATTTTAAAAGAGCCTGTGGTGGCATCTGTTTCCACCTCGGTTTTCAGTGTCCTGTTTGCCGGAGCATTCCTAATCCTGGCAGGAAAGGAATGGCCCACCCTGCACCAGGCAAGACAGATTCCCTGGTATTTATGGGGAATAGGCGGCCTGTTTAGTGTGCTCGGAATCTCACTTTATTTCTACACGATTCCCAGACTCGGGATTTCCCGGATGATTGCTCTGGGACTATGCGGGCAACTCCTATTTTCCTTATTCGCCGGTTACTTCGGTTGGTTGAACCTCCCGTATGAGCCTATCACCATGAAGCGATTCCTTGGCGCGGCTGCGATGATCGTAGGCATATTACTTATTAACGCTAAATAA
- a CDS encoding NAD(P)H-dependent oxidoreductase, whose translation MKLLENLNWRYATKKFDPSKKIEQEDLGRLMEAVRLSVSSYGLQFYNVLVIENQELREKLREASWNQAQITDASHLFVFCNYTSRDGRHIDEYIQNISLTQGVPLSDISGYGDFIKKSLSAKSDAQWHAWSERQTYLALSNLLLACADLRIDACPMEGFEPEKYNAILGLDKQELNAVVIAPVGYRSEEDETQFRKKVRKSRESLFQLLT comes from the coding sequence ATGAAATTACTCGAGAACCTCAACTGGCGCTATGCCACCAAAAAATTTGATCCTTCCAAAAAGATAGAACAGGAAGATTTGGGACGATTGATGGAAGCGGTACGCTTATCCGTCTCCTCTTACGGGTTGCAATTCTACAACGTACTGGTAATCGAAAACCAGGAGTTGCGGGAGAAACTGCGGGAAGCTTCCTGGAACCAGGCTCAGATTACCGATGCCTCCCACCTCTTTGTATTTTGCAACTACACATCTCGCGATGGCCGGCATATCGATGAGTACATTCAAAACATCTCCCTAACCCAGGGGGTTCCCTTATCGGACATTTCCGGTTATGGAGATTTTATAAAGAAGAGCTTATCGGCGAAAAGCGATGCTCAATGGCATGCATGGTCTGAGCGTCAGACCTATTTGGCATTATCGAACCTGTTATTAGCCTGCGCAGACTTAAGGATTGATGCCTGCCCCATGGAGGGTTTTGAACCGGAGAAGTACAATGCGATTCTTGGACTGGATAAACAAGAGTTGAATGCGGTAGTGATCGCTCCCGTGGGATATCGGTCTGAAGAGGATGAAACCCAGTTTCGGAAGAAAGTCCGAAAATCCAGAGAGTCTCTATTCCAATTACTAACATAA
- a CDS encoding serine hydrolase domain-containing protein, with amino-acid sequence MYTATLYRKTVNPLRCAMRLSLLVLQVTLLQGQQQTTHLAAIDSLFASGPQTKLPGGVVGIMSEGNTIYTKAFGYSSLEYHIPNTIETTFNTGSLAKQVTAMAIVILEEEGKLSYDEEVQKYLPEFPRFDQPITIRHLLHHTSGLRSLHDLLALAGWRGDDFRTNDDLMRFIHLQRELNFPPGSQFSYSNTGYVVLARILENINGEAFDQWVRSRIFEPLGMENTTIEPNYQNVVPMRATSYYHSHDTVYERASPYWGYTGAGNMYTSVGDLLSWTRNFYDPQDGWAHRFQALTSLDPLLNGEPNLYGFGVFVDRQKGRDRIQHAGVIGGYRSFVAIYPKNHLNIVILSNFSNTRVGELSDAIAHILLTDRVEVRWTTRRNKRPEAREKDTVSLQAIETLAGTYYSPEVETFVSIRMQNGSISLYHPRHGTIPLRPTQNQTFKGDWPFQHIRFVQKNDSTEGLRISNGRVHNLWFRRVTLPPYQRSNLKE; translated from the coding sequence ATGTATACAGCAACCCTTTATAGAAAAACAGTAAACCCATTGAGATGTGCCATGAGGTTAAGTCTTCTCGTACTACAGGTTACACTGCTACAAGGACAACAACAAACAACTCATTTGGCAGCTATAGATAGTTTGTTTGCCTCTGGGCCTCAAACCAAACTCCCTGGTGGAGTGGTGGGTATTATGAGTGAAGGAAATACGATATATACCAAAGCTTTCGGTTATTCCAGCCTTGAGTACCACATACCCAATACCATCGAAACAACATTTAACACGGGTTCCCTGGCGAAACAAGTCACCGCTATGGCCATCGTGATCCTCGAGGAAGAGGGTAAACTTAGTTATGATGAGGAAGTCCAAAAGTATCTTCCTGAGTTTCCCCGATTCGACCAACCTATTACCATCCGACACCTCCTCCACCATACCAGTGGCCTGCGCAGCCTCCACGACTTGCTTGCCCTGGCAGGATGGCGGGGGGACGATTTCAGAACTAATGATGACCTGATGCGTTTTATACATCTGCAGCGGGAGCTTAATTTTCCTCCGGGAAGCCAGTTTTCATACTCCAACACCGGCTATGTTGTTTTGGCACGCATCCTTGAAAATATAAATGGCGAGGCCTTTGACCAATGGGTAAGATCCAGGATTTTTGAACCGCTGGGAATGGAGAATACCACGATTGAGCCCAATTATCAGAATGTTGTTCCGATGCGAGCTACCTCATATTATCACAGTCATGACACCGTTTATGAAAGAGCTTCTCCATACTGGGGGTATACAGGAGCCGGGAATATGTACACATCTGTCGGAGACCTGCTCAGCTGGACCAGGAATTTCTATGATCCACAAGACGGGTGGGCACATCGATTCCAAGCTTTGACAAGCCTGGACCCTCTCCTTAACGGAGAACCGAATTTATACGGATTCGGGGTTTTCGTAGACCGCCAAAAAGGACGCGACCGGATTCAGCATGCGGGGGTTATTGGCGGATATAGGAGCTTTGTGGCTATATATCCGAAAAATCACCTCAACATTGTAATACTGTCTAATTTTTCCAACACCCGGGTCGGGGAATTGTCGGATGCCATTGCTCACATCCTGCTAACGGATCGTGTGGAAGTCCGCTGGACAACACGAAGGAATAAGCGACCTGAAGCACGGGAAAAAGATACAGTGAGTCTCCAGGCCATAGAAACCCTTGCAGGGACTTATTACAGTCCGGAAGTGGAAACTTTTGTAAGCATCCGCATGCAAAATGGTAGCATATCACTCTATCATCCCCGTCACGGTACTATTCCGCTAAGACCAACACAAAACCAGACATTTAAGGGAGACTGGCCCTTTCAACACATTCGATTTGTTCAAAAAAACGACTCAACCGAGGGGCTGCGAATCTCCAATGGCCGGGTGCATAATCTATGGTTCCGGCGCGTAACCTTACCACCTTATCAAAGGTCTAATCTCAAAGAATGA
- a CDS encoding GNAT family N-acetyltransferase → MDVIHENIQNLTSLWRCAASPFNGVVEGEGYGLARIPDTEWPNKAWIEDSYPLASRALTEIRTQMDPDMTFVVFGKPSAALSANLEQMDLRLKSQLTAMSIEPRKVPIRVSNVVIREVKTPEDIKWWSRVFASAFGYSIVEAVLASTLKKVNYFLIEDGGIPVGTLALYQTGGVTGVHSMGISPKARGRGLATQVMYHALESARSYRSSLVTLQASEMGRGLYEKLGFRQDFILNNYN, encoded by the coding sequence ATGGATGTAATTCACGAAAACATACAGAACCTGACATCGCTCTGGCGTTGTGCGGCAAGTCCCTTTAATGGTGTAGTGGAAGGAGAAGGATATGGCCTTGCCCGAATTCCGGATACGGAATGGCCCAATAAGGCCTGGATTGAAGACTCTTACCCTCTTGCAAGCCGTGCTCTTACCGAAATCCGGACCCAGATGGACCCCGATATGACATTCGTGGTCTTTGGCAAGCCTTCAGCGGCGCTGTCTGCCAATTTAGAACAAATGGATTTGCGATTGAAGTCACAACTTACGGCAATGTCCATAGAACCACGGAAGGTACCAATTCGTGTTTCGAATGTCGTCATTCGAGAGGTAAAGACTCCTGAGGATATCAAATGGTGGAGCCGTGTCTTTGCTTCTGCTTTTGGTTATAGTATTGTTGAAGCCGTCCTTGCCTCAACCCTCAAAAAGGTGAATTATTTTCTGATTGAAGATGGAGGTATCCCTGTAGGGACGCTGGCTCTTTATCAGACTGGAGGAGTTACCGGCGTACACAGTATGGGGATATCTCCAAAGGCCAGAGGGCGGGGGCTGGCCACCCAGGTCATGTACCATGCCCTTGAATCTGCCCGTTCCTACCGGAGTTCCCTGGTTACCCTGCAAGCCTCCGAAATGGGACGAGGACTTTATGAAAAACTGGGATTCCGCCAAGACTTCATTCTTAATAATTATAATTAA
- a CDS encoding amidohydrolase family protein has protein sequence MKKLFIPILFQAALAVGMAQIDQKALLVIDRVNVIPMTGEVILENQRVVIQGNEIIELGPSDSEMSNKGATLIDGRGKYLMPGFSEMHYHWRNREGGIQRDFNLMLAHGITTARNMGEYDWQDQITIRDQVRSGDLFGPNYYTTGPYLKAENLADSRTISETVRNHLNRGYDFIKLADNLPQEQFLALIDEAGKAGIPVIGHGQREMPLKFSVKMRSIEHVEEFVYIYSDKERVDPLFLQASLRQIAQSGVTIAPTLVVFKDILRYLDDPVFKNLPRVPEAKYMLAGDYDYWVSEDNPYRKDLKGKNIKGREALPVLREYFEWMMEYTRLLHKEGVPLMTGSDTFGFTVPGISLHREFELLNKAGMSPYQILKASTVIPARYLGREKLEGTVEIGKQANLVLLEDNPLEDIRNSRKISGVILRGRWIDRSHINRMLEEVQKLGPFASGTQSH, from the coding sequence ATGAAAAAACTGTTTATACCCATCCTATTCCAAGCGGCACTGGCTGTGGGAATGGCACAGATCGATCAGAAAGCCTTACTGGTCATAGACCGCGTAAATGTGATTCCCATGACCGGGGAAGTTATTCTGGAAAACCAACGGGTCGTTATACAGGGAAATGAAATCATCGAACTGGGGCCGAGCGACAGTGAGATGAGTAATAAAGGGGCTACATTAATCGATGGTCGTGGAAAATATTTGATGCCTGGTTTTTCGGAGATGCACTACCATTGGCGCAACCGGGAAGGGGGTATCCAGCGCGATTTTAACCTGATGCTGGCCCATGGGATTACCACTGCCCGCAACATGGGCGAATATGACTGGCAAGACCAAATTACCATCCGGGACCAGGTACGGAGCGGAGACCTTTTTGGTCCGAATTATTATACCACAGGGCCTTACCTGAAGGCAGAAAACTTAGCTGACAGCCGGACCATTTCAGAAACGGTCCGGAACCACCTCAATCGAGGCTACGATTTCATAAAATTGGCCGACAACCTGCCGCAGGAACAATTCCTGGCCTTAATTGATGAGGCCGGCAAGGCAGGAATCCCGGTTATCGGACATGGCCAACGGGAGATGCCTTTGAAATTTTCCGTTAAAATGAGGTCTATCGAGCACGTGGAAGAGTTTGTATATATCTACTCCGACAAAGAACGGGTCGATCCTTTATTTCTCCAGGCTTCACTCCGTCAAATTGCCCAAAGCGGAGTGACCATTGCTCCTACCCTGGTGGTGTTTAAAGACATCCTGCGCTATCTAGACGATCCTGTGTTTAAAAATCTCCCAAGAGTACCAGAGGCTAAATACATGCTTGCCGGCGATTACGATTACTGGGTTTCTGAAGATAATCCGTACCGAAAAGACCTTAAGGGAAAAAATATAAAAGGCAGAGAGGCACTTCCTGTGCTGAGGGAATATTTTGAATGGATGATGGAATACACCAGACTTCTGCACAAGGAGGGAGTCCCCCTGATGACCGGAAGCGATACATTCGGTTTTACAGTGCCAGGTATTTCCCTGCACCGCGAATTTGAATTACTGAACAAGGCCGGCATGAGCCCCTATCAAATCCTGAAGGCCAGTACGGTTATCCCGGCCCGCTACCTGGGCCGTGAAAAGCTGGAAGGGACTGTTGAAATAGGAAAACAGGCTAACCTGGTTTTACTGGAAGACAACCCGCTTGAAGACATCCGGAATAGCCGCAAGATCTCTGGGGTTATCCTTCGGGGAAGGTGGATAGATCGGTCACATATCAACCGGATGTTGGAAGAGGTACAAAAACTGGGACCATTCGCCAGTGGTACACAATCTCATTAA